The following are from one region of the Pseudohongiella spirulinae genome:
- a CDS encoding FAD-binding oxidoreductase, protein MVKLESWGRLSSHSHAPVVLHDRRKVGNSVSNNIPGICYGMGRSYGDMCLNKGGNIWLTYGLNRLIAFDQETGVLRCEAGVLLRDIQQLLVPRGWMLPVTPGTELITVGGAIANDVHGKNHHIHGTFGDHVLSIHLHRTDNGVQHCTRQNQHASLRQATIGGMGLTGIIIEAELQLRKVESPWLQTESVPFRGLADFFELAEQSEVDWEHTVAWIDCLSGRQPRGIFLRANHIAMPEKTAVPSTGKSLNMPFTPPVSLVNRFSLRPFNQAYYSLNARKKGLAQAHYQSFFYPLDGIRNWNRMYGPRGFYQYQCVIPEPMAADAIQSLLDEINASGQGSFLAVLKTFADRPAAGLLSFPQAGATLALDFPDCGETTLALFDRLDQIVMQAGGRLYAAKDARMAAAMFRRGYPQLPDFLPHRDPGVSSDLSRRLLGS, encoded by the coding sequence ATGGTGAAACTGGAGAGCTGGGGGCGTTTGAGCAGCCACTCGCATGCCCCGGTGGTCTTGCATGACCGGCGAAAGGTGGGCAACTCTGTCAGCAATAACATACCGGGAATCTGCTACGGCATGGGCAGAAGCTACGGTGACATGTGTCTTAATAAAGGCGGCAATATCTGGCTTACCTATGGACTGAACCGGCTGATAGCATTCGATCAAGAAACCGGTGTGCTTCGCTGCGAAGCCGGTGTCCTGTTGAGGGATATACAGCAGCTGCTGGTGCCGCGCGGCTGGATGCTGCCAGTGACACCGGGCACCGAACTAATCACAGTGGGTGGTGCTATCGCCAATGATGTGCATGGTAAAAACCATCACATCCACGGGACATTCGGGGACCATGTTCTGTCGATCCATCTGCATCGCACAGACAATGGTGTACAGCATTGCACCCGACAAAACCAGCATGCCTCTCTCAGACAGGCCACTATTGGCGGCATGGGATTAACCGGGATCATTATCGAAGCGGAGTTGCAACTGCGCAAGGTAGAATCACCCTGGCTGCAGACCGAATCAGTGCCCTTCCGCGGCCTGGCTGATTTTTTTGAACTGGCAGAGCAATCAGAAGTAGACTGGGAACATACCGTCGCCTGGATCGACTGCCTGTCCGGCAGACAGCCACGTGGTATATTTTTGCGTGCCAACCATATTGCCATGCCGGAAAAGACAGCCGTTCCTTCGACCGGCAAAAGTCTGAACATGCCGTTTACGCCCCCCGTTTCGCTTGTCAACCGTTTCAGTCTGCGTCCGTTCAATCAGGCCTACTACTCGTTAAACGCCCGAAAAAAAGGTTTGGCTCAGGCTCACTATCAGTCTTTTTTCTACCCGCTGGACGGTATTCGCAACTGGAATCGAATGTATGGCCCAAGAGGTTTCTACCAGTATCAATGCGTGATTCCTGAACCAATGGCTGCGGATGCCATTCAATCCTTGCTTGACGAAATTAATGCCAGTGGGCAAGGCTCTTTTCTCGCGGTTTTGAAAACTTTTGCTGATCGCCCAGCTGCCGGTTTGCTCAGCTTTCCACAAGCCGGTGCCACACTGGCACTCGATTTTCCCGACTGCGGCGAAACCACACTGGCGCTGTTTGATCGTCTGGACCAGATTGTCATGCAAGCCGGCGGTCGCCTTTACGCAGCCAAAGACGCCCGTATGGCAGCCGCTATGTTTAGGCGGGGTTACCCACAACTACCTGACTTCCTCCCGCACAGGGATCCGGGTGTCAGTTCCGATCTGTCCAGACGATTACTGGGCAGCTGA
- a CDS encoding SDR family NAD(P)-dependent oxidoreductase — protein MKQTGPDIVIVGATSAIAEQCARLWARQGARSFHLLARDAEKLGMVSDDLRIRQPEATITPVCMNFTDPAHIEQQVCAILAASSPDIVLIAHGTLPDQVACQSSLQETADALQLNGVSPVLFAEAFARRMFERGHGTLAMIGSVAGDRGRRSNYVYGSAKGLVTRYAQGLQHRAAGTGVKIVLIKPGPTDTPMTRHLKQQGARLAPVESVAADIVSAIARGKPIVYVPGKWAIIMMLIRHLPGFVFNRMDI, from the coding sequence ATGAAACAGACCGGACCAGACATCGTCATCGTTGGCGCCACTTCAGCCATTGCGGAACAGTGCGCCCGTCTGTGGGCAAGGCAAGGCGCCAGGTCATTTCATTTATTGGCAAGAGACGCAGAAAAACTGGGAATGGTCAGCGACGACTTGCGTATAAGGCAGCCTGAAGCAACTATCACTCCTGTGTGCATGAACTTTACGGATCCGGCGCACATTGAACAGCAGGTATGCGCGATTCTGGCGGCAAGCAGTCCGGATATAGTCCTCATCGCGCACGGTACCCTGCCTGATCAGGTTGCTTGCCAATCGTCTCTGCAGGAAACTGCTGATGCCTTGCAGTTAAACGGCGTTTCGCCGGTACTGTTCGCCGAAGCTTTTGCCAGACGTATGTTCGAGCGCGGACACGGCACCCTGGCAATGATCGGTTCAGTGGCCGGTGATCGTGGTCGCCGGTCCAACTATGTGTACGGTTCGGCCAAGGGTCTGGTTACACGTTACGCACAGGGATTACAACACCGGGCAGCAGGAACCGGCGTAAAGATTGTGTTGATCAAACCAGGGCCTACCGACACACCTATGACCCGTCACCTGAAGCAACAGGGTGCGCGACTGGCGCCCGTCGAAAGCGTCGCCGCCGACATCGTCAGCGCCATCGCCAGGGGCAAACCGATTGTTTATGTGCCAGGCAAGTGGGCGATTATCATGATGCTTATCCGACATTTACCCGGCTTTGTATTCAATCGTATGGATATCTGA
- a CDS encoding NAD-dependent epimerase/dehydratase family protein — MTDRSDIRIVLPGGAGLVGQNLVARLKAKGYQNLLVLDKHRRNLEILQQVQPDVVCEYADLAEPGAWQTQVSRADIVIMLQAQIGGLDYQQFVRNNVDTTRLILESIQSADNPPYLVHISSSVVESVADDFYSRSKREQEKLVINSGIACPILRPTLMFGWFDRKHLGWLSRFMKRVPIFPIPGHGRYVRQPLYVGDFCDIIISCIRTRPEHGIFNISGHEKIHYIDMIRAIRQVTKARTAIVRIPITVFHSLLWIWALFDRSPPFTTQQLAALIAKDEFEVIDWPAIFDVRCTPFHDALQETFNDPRYSSVVLEF, encoded by the coding sequence ATGACCGACAGATCAGACATTCGAATAGTACTGCCGGGCGGTGCCGGGCTGGTAGGCCAGAATCTGGTCGCACGGCTTAAGGCAAAAGGCTACCAAAATCTGCTGGTGCTGGACAAACACCGCCGTAATCTCGAGATTCTGCAACAAGTGCAACCTGACGTAGTATGCGAATACGCAGATCTCGCCGAGCCCGGAGCATGGCAGACACAGGTCAGCAGAGCCGACATTGTCATCATGCTGCAGGCACAGATCGGTGGCCTGGATTACCAGCAATTTGTCCGCAATAATGTGGACACCACTCGCCTTATCCTGGAATCCATCCAGTCTGCGGACAATCCACCTTATCTGGTTCACATCAGTTCATCTGTTGTGGAATCGGTTGCCGATGACTTCTACAGTCGCAGCAAACGTGAACAGGAAAAACTTGTGATCAACAGCGGCATCGCCTGCCCCATTCTCAGACCGACACTGATGTTTGGCTGGTTCGATCGCAAGCACCTTGGCTGGCTGTCACGATTCATGAAAAGAGTGCCAATATTTCCCATTCCCGGTCATGGCCGCTATGTGCGCCAGCCGCTGTATGTTGGCGATTTCTGCGACATCATTATCAGCTGCATCAGAACGCGGCCGGAGCACGGTATCTTTAATATCTCCGGTCATGAAAAGATCCACTATATCGACATGATCCGTGCAATCAGACAGGTCACCAAAGCCCGGACTGCGATTGTGCGTATACCGATCACGGTATTCCACAGCCTGCTGTGGATCTGGGCGCTCTTTGACCGCTCGCCACCTTTTACAACGCAACAACTGGCTGCGCTGATAGCCAAAGATGAATTTGAGGTGATTGACTGGCCTGCGATTTTCGACGTGCGCTGCACGCCCTTCCATGATGCCTTACAGGAGACCTTTAATGATCCGCGTTACAGCTCCGTTGTTCTGGAGTTCTGA
- a CDS encoding NAD(P)/FAD-dependent oxidoreductase — protein sequence MEIAVIGAGPMGLAAAYQLTLDGHRPTIFEADDRLGGMTASFDFSGLQIERYYHFHCTSDHGLLQILDELDLADKMRWTETRMGYWHNNRLQDWGNPLALLMFKGLSLPAKVRYGLHAFLSTRRKDWRPLDHLEAGDWIRRWVGEEAWRVLWRTLFEYKFYNFADNLSAAWIWSRIHRIGNSRYSLMREKLGYLDGGSETLLQALSSAITGAGGSIRLATPVRQVAAENNRIRGIVLPDNSLLPFDRIISTVPLPFVPRLVPDLPETTLQMYRALNNIAVVCVIAKLRKPLSDKFWLNINDPQMDIPGLVEYTNLRPLDHAVVYVPFYLPGNHEKFQQDDSVFIQKVKNYLCRINPSLTEADIIDVRASRYRYAQPVCEPGFMERLPPCRSDIDGLWIADTSYYYPYDRGISESIEFGRKLAREAIA from the coding sequence ATGGAAATAGCCGTGATCGGAGCGGGACCGATGGGACTGGCTGCAGCCTATCAGTTGACGCTTGATGGTCATCGACCAACGATATTTGAAGCTGATGACCGACTCGGTGGCATGACTGCCAGCTTTGATTTCAGTGGATTGCAGATTGAACGCTATTACCATTTCCACTGCACCTCTGACCATGGTTTGCTGCAAATACTGGACGAACTGGACCTGGCAGACAAAATGCGCTGGACGGAAACCCGCATGGGCTACTGGCACAATAATCGTTTGCAGGACTGGGGCAACCCGCTGGCGTTGCTTATGTTTAAGGGACTGAGCCTGCCCGCCAAGGTCCGCTATGGCCTGCACGCTTTTTTGTCAACGCGACGCAAGGACTGGCGCCCCCTTGATCATTTAGAAGCCGGTGACTGGATCCGTCGCTGGGTCGGCGAAGAAGCCTGGCGGGTGTTGTGGCGCACACTGTTCGAGTACAAGTTTTACAATTTTGCGGATAACCTGTCAGCGGCCTGGATCTGGAGCAGAATTCACCGGATTGGCAATTCCCGCTATAGCCTGATGAGAGAAAAACTGGGTTATCTGGATGGCGGCTCAGAGACTTTGCTGCAGGCACTGTCGAGCGCGATTACCGGAGCCGGAGGCAGCATACGACTTGCCACTCCGGTCCGGCAGGTCGCTGCAGAGAATAACCGGATCCGCGGAATCGTATTACCTGACAACAGCTTGTTGCCTTTTGACCGGATCATCAGCACTGTCCCACTGCCTTTCGTGCCCAGACTTGTGCCAGATTTGCCTGAGACCACGCTGCAAATGTATAGAGCCCTGAACAATATTGCGGTGGTTTGCGTCATAGCCAAGCTGCGCAAACCGCTGAGCGACAAGTTCTGGCTCAACATCAACGATCCGCAGATGGATATTCCGGGTCTGGTCGAGTACACAAACCTGCGGCCGTTGGATCACGCCGTGGTCTATGTGCCGTTCTATCTGCCTGGCAATCATGAAAAATTTCAGCAGGATGATTCGGTATTCATCCAAAAGGTAAAAAATTACCTGTGCAGGATCAACCCCAGCCTGACAGAAGCAGATATCATTGACGTACGGGCCAGTCGTTACCGTTATGCGCAGCCGGTTTGTGAACCCGGTTTTATGGAGCGTCTGCCGCCCTGCCGCAGCGATATTGACGGACTCTGGATTGCGGATACGTCCTACTACTACCCCTATGACCGCGGCATTTCTGAAAGCATTGAATTCGGTCGCAAACTGGCCAGAGAGGCAATCGCTTGA
- a CDS encoding GtrA family protein, whose product MIQAFLSRQFVVFLLTGGTAAIVNFTSRIIYSAWMGFSAAVILAYLTGMVTAYILARHFVFKTSTQPLTRSILFFLLVNALALAQTWAVSMLMALYALPALGVIRYAPEIAHATGIIIPVFTSFLGHKYWSFRSH is encoded by the coding sequence TTGATACAAGCCTTCCTGTCACGACAATTTGTTGTATTTCTGCTCACCGGCGGAACCGCTGCCATTGTGAACTTTACCTCGCGTATTATCTACAGCGCGTGGATGGGGTTTTCCGCTGCGGTCATCCTCGCTTACCTGACAGGCATGGTGACGGCCTATATTCTGGCGCGCCATTTCGTATTCAAAACCAGCACGCAGCCCCTGACCCGTTCGATTCTGTTTTTCCTGCTGGTCAATGCATTGGCGCTGGCTCAAACCTGGGCCGTCAGCATGCTGATGGCTCTGTATGCATTGCCGGCACTGGGAGTGATCCGTTATGCCCCTGAAATCGCTCATGCTACGGGCATAATCATTCCTGTTTTCACCAGTTTTCTCGGGCACAAATACTGGTCTTTCCGCAGTCATTGA
- a CDS encoding calcium/sodium antiporter, producing the protein MLLPALAVFCGLVVLVWSADRFVGGAASAARHFNVPALLIGIVIIGFGTSAPEMVVSALASTQGNPGIALGNAYGSNISNIALILGLTAIIAPIVVDSQVLRRTLPLLTIVTLMSAGLMLDDQISRLDAIILLVSFGLLMGWTIRQGIKDQRRVQHDALSNEVDEALAHPMPLKSAILWLVLGLALLIASSRILVWGAVTIAQSLGVSDLIIGLTIIAVGTSLPELASSIIAARKGEHDMAVGNILGSNVFNTLAVVGIAGAIHPMAVGHEVLTRDMAVMVGLTLSLFVFGFGFKNKQGCINRWEGAILVSAYLMYSAWLIRTVFVGADV; encoded by the coding sequence ATGCTATTACCTGCTCTGGCCGTCTTTTGCGGTCTGGTTGTACTGGTCTGGAGTGCCGACCGATTTGTTGGTGGTGCCGCCAGCGCCGCACGGCACTTTAATGTCCCAGCGCTGCTGATTGGCATTGTCATCATCGGGTTCGGAACCTCAGCGCCGGAGATGGTGGTCTCCGCTCTGGCTTCAACTCAGGGCAACCCGGGCATAGCGCTGGGCAATGCTTACGGCTCCAACATCAGCAATATCGCTCTGATTCTGGGCCTGACGGCGATAATCGCCCCGATCGTTGTGGATTCTCAGGTGTTAAGACGCACTCTGCCGCTGCTGACGATTGTCACACTGATGTCTGCAGGCCTTATGCTGGATGACCAGATCAGTCGTTTGGATGCCATTATTTTGCTTGTGTCTTTTGGCCTGCTGATGGGTTGGACCATCAGACAAGGCATTAAAGATCAACGACGCGTGCAGCACGACGCGCTTTCCAACGAGGTAGATGAGGCTCTGGCCCATCCCATGCCGCTTAAATCTGCCATCCTGTGGCTGGTGCTGGGACTAGCACTGCTGATTGCCAGTTCACGAATTCTGGTCTGGGGGGCAGTCACCATCGCCCAAAGTCTGGGTGTAAGCGATCTGATCATCGGGCTGACCATCATAGCAGTGGGCACCTCACTGCCAGAGCTGGCCTCTTCCATTATCGCCGCTCGCAAAGGCGAGCACGATATGGCGGTAGGTAATATTCTGGGTTCCAACGTGTTTAACACTCTTGCTGTCGTAGGAATCGCCGGCGCCATCCACCCGATGGCAGTTGGTCACGAAGTACTGACCCGGGATATGGCAGTCATGGTCGGCCTGACTTTATCACTGTTTGTCTTTGGCTTTGGTTTCAAGAACAAACAGGGTTGTATCAACCGCTGGGAAGGGGCTATTCTTGTCAGCGCTTACCTGATGTACTCCGCCTGGCTGATCCGGACAGTATTCGTCGGTGCGGACGTGTAA